Proteins from a genomic interval of Nautilia sp. PV-1:
- a CDS encoding SulP family inorganic anion transporter, translated as MFSKILQNYNAKNTKNELLSGTVVAIALVPEAIAFSIIAGVSPLVGLYTAFILGLITALFGGKPGMISGATGSVAVVMVSLVATHGVEYLFWATVLAGIIQILVGVFKLAKFIRLVPMPVVYGFVNGLAIIIAMAQFPMFKNEGPIMYILVALTMAIMWFLPKFTKAIPAGLGAIIAVTALVLIFNLDTKKIGDLAHISGSFPHFHIPVAPLNLETLKIILPYAIIMALVGLIESLLTLEVLEEMSGERGNGNKEAIALGAGNATCGLFGGMAGCAMIGQSVINYTSGGRGRLSAAFAAILLILFVVALAKYIEQIPLAALVGIMFMVSIATFEWASFDRLKRMPKEDAFVLIATTLITIFTDLAVAVISGVIISALVFAWKHAKVYFKTKMEGDRKIYEFEGPLFFGSAKSFIESFDVKNDPDEVVMDFKNVRVKDSSGVEAIDKITKKYLENGKKLTIRHLSNECKKLLKVAGPYCTYEEDDPNYKVAVNPEELKQS; from the coding sequence TTGTTTTCTAAGATATTACAAAATTATAACGCAAAAAATACAAAAAACGAGTTACTGAGCGGAACAGTCGTGGCAATAGCACTTGTCCCGGAAGCAATTGCATTCAGTATCATAGCCGGAGTTTCTCCTCTTGTAGGTTTATATACCGCATTCATTTTAGGCCTGATTACAGCTCTTTTCGGAGGAAAACCCGGAATGATAAGCGGCGCTACGGGAAGTGTTGCGGTCGTAATGGTTTCTCTTGTTGCAACACATGGTGTTGAATATCTTTTCTGGGCGACGGTGCTTGCCGGAATTATTCAGATTCTTGTAGGTGTGTTTAAACTTGCAAAATTTATACGTCTTGTGCCTATGCCTGTAGTTTACGGATTTGTCAACGGGCTGGCAATCATTATAGCCATGGCACAGTTTCCTATGTTTAAAAATGAAGGTCCTATAATGTATATTCTGGTAGCACTGACCATGGCGATTATGTGGTTTTTACCTAAATTCACAAAAGCCATCCCTGCGGGGCTCGGCGCTATAATTGCAGTTACCGCGCTTGTGCTTATATTTAACCTTGATACGAAAAAAATAGGAGATTTAGCACACATCAGCGGAAGTTTCCCTCATTTTCACATCCCAGTTGCACCTCTTAATCTTGAGACATTAAAAATTATACTTCCGTATGCAATTATTATGGCACTTGTAGGACTTATCGAATCTCTTCTTACTTTAGAGGTTTTAGAAGAAATGAGCGGTGAGAGAGGAAACGGAAACAAAGAAGCCATAGCGCTTGGAGCCGGAAACGCAACATGCGGACTTTTCGGTGGAATGGCGGGATGTGCAATGATAGGACAGAGTGTAATTAACTACACTTCAGGCGGACGAGGAAGACTCAGTGCCGCATTTGCAGCCATACTTTTAATTCTGTTTGTCGTGGCACTAGCAAAATATATAGAACAGATTCCTCTTGCCGCGCTTGTCGGAATTATGTTTATGGTAAGTATTGCAACATTCGAATGGGCAAGTTTTGACAGACTCAAAAGAATGCCCAAAGAAGACGCGTTCGTTTTAATAGCCACAACTCTGATCACAATTTTTACAGACCTTGCGGTGGCTGTAATAAGCGGAGTAATTATATCCGCGCTTGTATTTGCATGGAAACACGCAAAAGTTTATTTCAAAACAAAAATGGAAGGCGACAGAAAAATATATGAATTCGAAGGCCCTCTATTTTTCGGAAGTGCAAAAAGTTTTATAGAAAGTTTTGATGTTAAAAACGATCCCGACGAAGTAGTTATGGATTTTAAAAACGTACGTGTTAAAGACTCAAGCGGCGTTGAAGCCATAGACAAAATCACCAAAAAATATCTGGAAAACGGCAAAAAACTTACAATCAGACACTTAAGTAATGAGTGTAAAAAACTCCTCAAAGTCGCAGGCCCTTACTGCACATACGAAGAAGACGACCCTAATTACAAAGTAGCGGTAAATCCGGAAGAGCTTAAACAAAGCTGA
- a CDS encoding primosomal protein N': protein MKYYDIAIINTPNTFTYQSEKDLNIGDVVEIEVRNREALGYVIKEVKKPDFDCKDVISKVFSFSTKKQKIIDFISKYYFAPVGEAAGLFYEWRTYPTNHNGEWRINENVEINTDIELTNKQREALEFLRKNDVSVLFGDTGSGKTEIYIKLIEEVLNSGKQALFLLPEIAITSQMEKRLKKYFGEALAIWHSKITKKKKQQILSSIAKGEIKIVAGARSALFLPLENLGLIIVDEEHDDSYKSEQTPKYNAKDLAVYFGKVYNAKVVLGSATPLISDLYKFPHFRLKGTFYNTKKTRYFRNSFDDFTIQKIKNTVENHKQVIIFLPTRANFKYMICAECGKAVKCKHCDVAMSVHKNKRALVCHYCNYSMHIPSSCEYCGSDEFINERMGTSEFLEVLKGIFPDAVIEKFDRDVITSKSRVDKLLKRFANKEIDILIGTQMLSKGHDYPDVALSIVLDIDFVLNSADYRAGERAFALARQVEGRAGRKEDGEVIIQTLNPEFFDRSYEEFYEEEIQNRKDLGYPPFNRLIKIEFQDKDKIKAKEKMDRFLLCLGNRPEIVGFGEAPIFKIKNIYRYQVLLKGKNLHKIIYPCVDINEMKLDVDPVSFV from the coding sequence ATGAAATACTACGATATAGCGATTATTAATACTCCGAATACTTTTACTTACCAGTCGGAAAAAGATTTAAATATCGGTGATGTTGTTGAAATTGAAGTCAGAAATAGAGAAGCTTTGGGATATGTGATAAAAGAAGTCAAAAAGCCTGATTTTGATTGTAAAGATGTTATATCTAAAGTGTTTTCTTTTTCTACTAAAAAACAAAAAATCATAGATTTTATTTCCAAATATTATTTTGCTCCTGTAGGTGAAGCAGCGGGACTGTTTTATGAATGGAGAACCTACCCAACCAACCATAATGGAGAATGGAGAATTAATGAAAATGTTGAAATAAATACTGATATTGAGTTGACAAATAAACAACGAGAAGCATTGGAGTTTTTAAGAAAAAACGATGTATCAGTACTTTTCGGAGATACCGGAAGCGGTAAGACGGAAATATATATTAAATTAATTGAAGAAGTATTAAATAGCGGCAAACAGGCACTTTTTTTACTGCCTGAAATTGCCATAACCTCACAGATGGAAAAAAGACTTAAAAAATATTTTGGAGAAGCCCTTGCCATATGGCACAGTAAAATAACCAAAAAGAAAAAACAGCAAATCCTCTCCTCAATAGCAAAAGGTGAGATTAAAATTGTGGCGGGTGCCAGGAGTGCTTTGTTTTTACCTCTTGAAAATCTTGGGTTGATAATTGTCGACGAAGAACATGACGACAGCTATAAAAGTGAACAGACTCCAAAATACAACGCAAAAGATCTGGCAGTATATTTCGGTAAGGTTTACAATGCCAAAGTGGTACTCGGAAGTGCGACACCTCTAATCAGTGATCTTTATAAATTTCCTCATTTCAGGTTAAAGGGAACGTTTTACAATACTAAAAAAACAAGATATTTCAGAAACAGTTTTGATGATTTTACCATACAGAAAATAAAAAACACTGTTGAAAATCATAAACAGGTAATAATATTCCTTCCGACACGCGCGAATTTTAAATATATGATATGTGCCGAGTGCGGCAAGGCGGTAAAATGTAAACACTGTGATGTTGCTATGAGTGTACATAAAAATAAAAGGGCGCTTGTCTGTCATTACTGCAATTACAGTATGCATATTCCATCAAGCTGTGAATATTGCGGAAGTGATGAGTTTATAAACGAAAGAATGGGTACGAGTGAATTTTTGGAAGTTTTAAAAGGAATTTTTCCGGATGCCGTTATAGAAAAATTTGACAGGGACGTTATTACTTCCAAATCCAGAGTTGATAAACTTCTTAAAAGATTTGCCAATAAAGAAATAGATATTTTAATAGGTACGCAGATGCTCAGTAAAGGCCATGATTATCCGGATGTTGCGCTCTCAATCGTGCTTGATATAGATTTTGTGCTTAACAGTGCAGATTACAGAGCAGGGGAGAGGGCGTTTGCCCTGGCACGCCAGGTCGAAGGTAGAGCCGGAAGAAAAGAAGACGGAGAGGTCATTATTCAGACGCTGAATCCCGAATTTTTTGACAGAAGCTATGAGGAATTTTATGAAGAAGAGATACAAAACAGAAAAGATCTCGGATACCCTCCGTTTAACAGACTTATAAAAATAGAATTTCAGGACAAAGACAAAATAAAAGCCAAAGAAAAAATGGATAGGTTTTTACTCTGTCTTGGCAACAGGCCTGAAATTGTTGGATTCGGTGAAGCTCCCATATTCAAAATCAAAAATATATACCGATATCAGGTACTGCTTAAAGGCAAAAACCTTCATAAAATCATATATCCGTGTGTGGATATTAATGAAATGAAATTGGATGTGGATCCGGTCAGCTTTGTTTAA
- a CDS encoding type II secretion system protein yields the protein MRKSFTMLELIFVIVVIGILAGVAIPRLFSGVSDAEIAKVKTDVATIRTAISTKYGKNVMEGNDVCPTLETSTTDGQLFEGILTYPIKQNSGTVKWDGNGTDYNVSLDGGNTVITFHYDNNTSNNCKFSCVSGCSVIGE from the coding sequence ATGAGAAAATCTTTTACGATGCTTGAATTAATTTTTGTTATAGTTGTAATTGGAATACTTGCCGGAGTTGCAATCCCGAGATTGTTTAGCGGTGTAAGCGATGCCGAGATTGCAAAAGTAAAAACAGACGTAGCTACTATACGTACTGCAATATCGACTAAATACGGTAAAAACGTAATGGAAGGTAATGATGTATGTCCTACATTGGAAACTTCTACAACTGACGGACAGCTTTTTGAAGGGATTTTGACTTATCCTATTAAGCAAAACAGCGGAACTGTAAAATGGGACGGTAACGGAACGGATTATAATGTTTCGCTTGACGGAGGAAATACTGTAATTACTTTTCATTATGACAATAATACGTCTAATAACTGTAAATTTTCATGTGTATCAGGTTGTAGTGTTATAGGTGAATGA
- a CDS encoding type II secretion system protein, with translation MKKAFTMIELIFVIVILGILAAVALPKFLGVAQQAHEGNLKSFVGTLNRTVAPTLWSESISGGHDGDIAYTALQYDKDTNPDGNLTKYIDMPKEIKNMDLSDCNSTTDYQIVGTADKNVAGKDYFIACIDGNANQAPKFILIRQTSTGTVTLGDNNTTDINATSTTATFSNGETGTILR, from the coding sequence ATGAAAAAAGCATTTACGATGATTGAACTGATTTTCGTTATTGTAATCTTAGGTATTTTAGCAGCAGTTGCATTGCCGAAATTTTTAGGTGTTGCTCAACAGGCACATGAAGGTAATCTTAAATCATTTGTCGGTACATTAAACAGAACTGTAGCACCAACATTATGGAGTGAGTCTATTAGTGGCGGACACGATGGTGATATTGCATATACAGCTTTACAATATGACAAAGATACAAATCCAGATGGTAATTTAACAAAATACATTGATATGCCAAAAGAAATTAAAAATATGGATTTATCAGATTGTAATAGTACTACTGATTATCAAATTGTTGGTACTGCTGATAAAAATGTTGCAGGTAAAGATTATTTTATTGCTTGTATAGATGGGAATGCAAATCAAGCACCTAAATTTATCTTAATAAGACAAACTTCTACTGGTACAGTTACTTTAGGTGATAATAATACAACTGATATCAATGCTACTTCTACTACAGCAACATTTAGCAATGGTGAAACAGGAACAATCTTAAGATAA
- a CDS encoding prepilin-type N-terminal cleavage/methylation domain-containing protein: MKKAFTLLEIIFVIVIIGILAGVAVPRYFALGQKSHEAVLMSFVKMLNRTTGEDLWSKSISENKNGSITHLENSEGYQLLSRYIEIPPEVNASSIDLTRCGNETYNTVMTVDVKVAGEEYNITCKDGTAKSAPYFRLIRLKDGKILVNR; this comes from the coding sequence ATGAAAAAAGCTTTTACATTATTAGAAATAATATTTGTAATAGTTATAATTGGAATATTAGCCGGAGTTGCCGTACCGAGGTATTTTGCATTAGGACAAAAATCACACGAGGCAGTATTGATGTCTTTTGTTAAAATGTTAAACAGAACTACCGGAGAAGATTTGTGGTCTAAAAGCATAAGTGAAAATAAAAACGGCAGTATTACACATCTTGAAAACAGTGAAGGTTATCAGTTATTAAGCAGATATATTGAAATTCCTCCAGAAGTTAATGCGTCTAGTATTGATTTGACAAGGTGTGGCAATGAAACATATAACACTGTAATGACAGTGGATGTAAAAGTTGCCGGAGAAGAATATAACATTACATGCAAAGACGGTACGGCTAAAAGTGCCCCTTACTTTAGATTAATAAGGCTCAAAGACGGTAAAATACTTGTAAACCGTTAA
- the uvrB gene encoding excinuclease ABC subunit UvrB: MFKLNSNFKPTGDQPQAIEKLSGCIKQGNRYNTLIGVTGSGKTFTMANIIQKLQIPTLILTHNKTLAAQLYSEFKEFFPQNHVEYFISYYDYYQPEAYLPRQDLFIEKDSSINAELERLRVSATASLLEYDDVIVVASVSALYGLGNPIEYKKMVAKIAVGDEINQRQFMMRLLSMGYTRNDKYFERGNFRVNGEVIDIFPTYFEDDVIRVEFFGDEIDRIYTIDYMTNEKLQDLKEITIYAANQFIVGADRLAEAIQSIEKELGERLKEFEQQGKIIEHQRLKQRTEFDLEMLETTGTCKGIENYSRHLTGKKPGETPYSLLDYFEIKGKPYLVIVDESHVSLPQFRGMYNGDRARKEVLVEYGFRLPSALDNRPYKFDEFINKAPHYLFVSATPGEYELEISTCVAEQIIRPTGLLDPIVELLPSQNQVATLFDRAKEVIEKGEKVLVTTLTKKMAEELQKYYLEMGLKVKYMHSDIDVVERNEIIRGLRSGEFDMLIGINLLREGLDLPEVSLVAILDADKEGFLRSETSLIQTMGRAARNVNGRVLMFVGKIEEPIVLDDDLEVLEKIKDKITGSIYRAIKTTITRRIKQKEYNKKHGIIPKSTIRKLDKSLKEEGYEAIAKELKNKNKIPAKEKKAIIAKLRKEMNEAAKALEFEKAAMLRDKIEELKKMK; encoded by the coding sequence TTGTTCAAATTAAACTCAAACTTCAAACCCACAGGCGACCAGCCTCAGGCAATTGAAAAATTAAGCGGCTGTATAAAGCAAGGAAACAGATACAATACATTAATTGGTGTTACGGGAAGCGGTAAAACGTTTACAATGGCAAACATCATTCAAAAACTTCAAATCCCGACCCTTATCCTTACGCACAACAAAACCCTTGCCGCACAGCTTTACAGTGAATTTAAGGAATTTTTTCCTCAAAACCACGTGGAATACTTCATAAGCTATTATGATTATTATCAGCCCGAAGCCTATCTTCCGAGACAGGATCTTTTTATTGAAAAAGATTCTTCCATAAACGCGGAACTTGAGAGGTTGAGAGTCAGTGCAACAGCCTCGCTTTTAGAATATGACGACGTTATAGTGGTCGCGTCCGTTTCGGCATTGTACGGACTCGGTAACCCGATCGAATATAAAAAAATGGTAGCAAAAATAGCAGTGGGAGATGAAATAAACCAGCGTCAGTTTATGATGAGGCTTCTTAGTATGGGATACACCAGAAACGATAAATATTTTGAAAGAGGAAACTTCAGGGTAAATGGCGAAGTTATAGACATATTCCCTACATATTTTGAAGACGACGTTATAAGAGTCGAATTTTTCGGAGATGAAATAGACAGAATTTATACCATTGATTATATGACAAACGAAAAGCTCCAGGATCTTAAAGAAATCACCATCTACGCCGCAAACCAGTTTATCGTAGGTGCCGACAGACTTGCTGAAGCCATCCAGTCTATAGAAAAGGAGCTGGGAGAGAGACTGAAAGAATTTGAACAACAAGGAAAAATTATTGAGCACCAAAGGCTTAAACAAAGAACGGAGTTTGACCTTGAAATGCTTGAAACAACGGGAACATGCAAAGGAATAGAAAACTATTCAAGACACCTTACAGGAAAAAAACCCGGAGAAACGCCGTATTCATTACTTGATTACTTTGAAATAAAAGGAAAACCTTACCTTGTAATAGTGGATGAATCACACGTAAGCCTTCCTCAGTTTCGCGGGATGTACAACGGTGACAGGGCAAGAAAAGAAGTACTTGTGGAGTACGGATTCAGACTGCCAAGTGCGCTTGACAACAGACCTTATAAATTTGATGAATTTATAAATAAAGCCCCTCATTATCTTTTCGTATCAGCCACTCCCGGGGAGTATGAGCTTGAAATATCCACATGCGTGGCGGAGCAGATCATCCGCCCTACTGGACTGCTTGATCCGATAGTTGAACTGCTTCCGAGCCAAAACCAGGTGGCAACGCTTTTTGACAGAGCCAAAGAGGTAATTGAAAAAGGCGAAAAGGTACTTGTAACGACTCTTACCAAAAAAATGGCTGAGGAGCTGCAAAAATATTATCTTGAAATGGGACTGAAAGTCAAATATATGCACTCTGACATTGACGTGGTGGAAAGAAACGAAATAATAAGAGGGCTTAGAAGCGGTGAATTTGATATGCTAATCGGTATCAACCTTCTAAGAGAAGGGCTGGATCTGCCGGAAGTAAGCCTTGTGGCAATCCTTGATGCGGATAAGGAGGGGTTTTTAAGAAGCGAGACGAGTCTTATTCAGACAATGGGAAGAGCCGCAAGAAACGTAAACGGACGGGTCTTAATGTTTGTAGGAAAAATTGAAGAGCCTATAGTACTCGATGATGATCTCGAAGTACTCGAAAAAATAAAAGACAAAATCACAGGCTCAATATACAGAGCAATCAAAACCACAATTACAAGACGTATCAAACAAAAAGAATATAATAAAAAGCATGGAATCATTCCAAAAAGCACCATTCGTAAACTTGACAAATCACTAAAAGAAGAAGGATACGAAGCAATAGCCAAAGAGCTGAAAAACAAAAACAAAATTCCGGCAAAAGAGAAAAAAGCGATTATTGCAAAACTGCGTAAAGAAATGAATGAAGCCGCAAAAGCACTCGAATTTGAAAAAGCGGCAATGCTGAGAGACAAGATTGAAGAGCTTAAGAAAATGAAATAA
- a CDS encoding gamma carbonic anhydrase family protein, whose product MTLRYKDDFPKIHTTAWIAPSADIIGDVEIGEDSSVWFGCVIRGDVHYIKIGKRTSIQDMSMIHVTHYEKEKKIGDGFPTIIGDDVTIAHRVMLHGCKIGNACLIGMSATILDGAEIGDESIVGAGALVTGGKKFPPRSLILGSPAKVIRELTDEEVANIYKNAENYVKYKNDYINFVR is encoded by the coding sequence ATGACTCTGCGCTATAAAGACGACTTCCCTAAAATCCATACAACCGCATGGATAGCTCCGAGTGCCGATATTATCGGTGATGTGGAAATCGGAGAAGATTCTAGTGTGTGGTTCGGGTGTGTTATAAGAGGTGATGTGCATTATATTAAAATCGGAAAACGCACATCCATTCAGGATATGAGCATGATACACGTAACACATTATGAAAAAGAAAAGAAAATAGGAGACGGTTTTCCGACTATTATAGGTGACGACGTAACAATAGCTCACCGCGTAATGCTTCACGGCTGTAAGATAGGAAACGCATGCCTTATAGGTATGAGTGCCACAATCCTTGACGGTGCCGAAATCGGAGACGAATCGATCGTAGGAGCCGGAGCTTTGGTTACAGGCGGCAAAAAGTTTCCTCCAAGAAGCCTGATTTTAGGATCTCCAGCCAAAGTCATAAGGGAGCTTACCGACGAAGAAGTGGCGAATATATACAAAAACGCCGAAAATTACGTTAAATATAAAAATGATTATATAAATTTTGTAAGGTAA